Within the Erigeron canadensis isolate Cc75 chromosome 6, C_canadensis_v1, whole genome shotgun sequence genome, the region TATAGGCTTGCTGAGTTCCTACATTCCAAGCATTGTTTTCATGGTATATAATTTATGAATGCTTTTTCCTCATTTCAGAATTTCAGTCTTCCTTCTAAAGTGTCGTTTTTTACATATTAATCCAAACAGGCAAAAGATTTAGCCGAGAGTAATGCCAGAGAAATAATGACAACAGTGGAGTCCTTGACTGCTGATCTCCTTATTGAGAGCCAGGCCAGCAACTCAGTCATGGCTTTAGCTAGAAAAGCAAATATGGAAAACTCTTGTATAAAACGAGCAATCGGATCACTTGGATGTATAGTTCATGTTTCAGAAGCAGATGACATTGCAGACTATCCAGCTGAAAAGGTGGACATAACTTCTCCAACTCGAGAAACAGTAGATAGTGGAGACACATATGAGAAAGAGACAGATTTGTGTGTCTCTATTTTGGTAACTGCAGATACCAGTGAAACTTCTGGGAACCTGACCGATTACATTTGTGAGTCTTGGTGTCCACTATGGGCACCAGATGGAGGTTGTAGGTGGCCTAATGCAGGTTGTGCTCGAATTAGGAACGAATTTATAGGCGTGAAAGCTAATTTTGATGCTTTTGACAAGTTATCAATACATGATAGTTACTTTCAGCCCGAATAACAAAAACTGCAAAAATGCAACATAGGTAATCAACACAAGGTTTTAGCTTAAGTTTGCTATTCTGGATATGCGAAAGTTACTTTCTGTTGGACGAAAATCATTACATTTTATAATTGTTTACGGGCAAACTATATACAgtacataattttcttttttgaaaggcaAACCACTTGCAAACTTCTGATCACTGAATACTTGCACCAACTAACCAAAGATAAATTATTTCCAGTATTCGGTATATTGGAGTAAACAGTACATTTCCAGTATTGGAGTACATATTTCGGCTAACATGgttatatatacaacaaactAATATTTCCGGGTAACATGGTAATATATACAGCAAACTAGTATTGGAGCATATATTTCCAGTGTTGAGGTCGAATTAAAGACTGAACTCTTTTCCACTTCTACTTGGTGCTAATTAGCATCCTTGAAGCCAATAAAATTGTGTTAGTTATTGCTTACTCTCTCTAGAAAGAAACCTAATTGTctactattttcatttttataaagaaaaattattatcaaTGATTCAATGTGATACAAGAAACCCAAAAAGGAACACTTTAAACTAActttgaaagaaaatatatatactttccaTATGCCATAGAGTAACAAGAACACGCTTGTAAATTCCAATTCCCAACAACGATGTAGAAACTGTAAAGACTTACTGGTCATCCATAATCATCTGCGAGTCTCAACTAAGTGGAAAAAAGAAGTGAAATTCATTGTATTGGTATCCTTATGGTGTTTGTGGAAAGCTCGTAATGAAGTTATTTTAATGGTCCCCGAGTATGACTGACCGTGTCATTCGGGagatcaaagcacttggttttCACTGATTGAAGACAAGACTGAGCATAAAGAATTTAAGATATCATTTGGCAAGGCTAGATCGATTTCAATTTCTTTCATAGGCTATGGTGATTGAGATACTTTGTATTTTATGGTTGTATTATTGGTCTAATAACTGGTGATGTGTGATTTGGATGTCTTAATGTTTTGTCGGacattcttttaataaaatattgttgGCTGTTTAAAAGAGGAAATATCACAAACAAAGGTCAAAATACACAACCAAATACATATGATACCATATGGTTTGAGGACAAGCTTGCAACTACAATAGAAGGTAACCAGGTCATTGAGGCGGAAAGCAATGAGGGGAATGAATAACAAAGCTAGAGTCATCCAGGCCACAATCCACTATTGTTAGTAAGCGCTATCACTAAATCTTTCACCACTAAAATTACTAAACTAAAAATCCAAAATGTTGCACTGCTTATAGCTATGCCAAGGACTACATTGTCTACGTTCCCCTCTCATATTAATATCGGCGCCAACAAAAACTCACTGGATAGTGTTCTAATAAGgtaacaaatcaaatatatgattatattgTTAGGTTTACTATGGGATTTACAGGTACAAAAAGAACTCACTAAGTTATATGGTTTTCACAGTTAGGTTTACGAACATATGAAGACTCAATGAGATGGGTATTTTAGTTTTAGAAAAGCTGAATTAACCATGTTAATGACATTGCAAAGAAAGACACCACTTTCTGTATTTTGGATTTAAATCTAGGATGTTTTTATAGAACTACGGAGTGTATCTATATGAATATTTGTGTATTTAACACCATACTATGAACAAGAATTTCACATTTCTGGACACTGTACTCTGATCACTAGAAACAAGTTTAATTGCAGACAGACAAAATTGAAAAGGTTGGACATTCAAAAATTCCAAGTCTGTtgcttttaatataaaaaatctaATCAGTTTTAAATCTGAACTCacaaatcacatcaaaatccgTATCTTGATGTAGTGATTTACCAGAAAAGCTGGGCATTTTCTATGTGCATAAACAGcgaaaaacacataaaatacgGACCTGTGTTGTGCCTTCAAGAATTTCTTCCCAAGGCTAACCTTTAAGCAAATTACTTGATGAATCACTCAACCAGGAAAACCAAATATGCCTGAAaacattatgaaaaaaaaaaaagaatctcGAAAAGCCTCAAAAGAAAACCAATGAGTCTAAGATGGTAGAAAAGTTGATCAATCTTGTTTAAGCATTGAATAAATGTACCTCCAAATCTTTTGACATAGATGGGAAAACATAGAACTACTCATAAGTTCCAAAACAAGCAAATTCAAATTACATACATCTTCCTAAACACTCTAAAAGAGGGTCAATCACTAACCCTTTTGATTTAAATAACCCAATTGCCCCATATAACCCCAAACCTTAACAACACtgctaatttaattattacTATCATCACTACGATTGTTTTTGCTTATGTTATTATGATTACTGCTGTGATGATTATGATTAAGATTATTGTGatgattgttgttattgtttCCAACACCACCACCTCTCCGAGTTGGTTTCAATTGTGACAACTCTAATTGCATCTTCATGAAAAACTGCATCCTTTGCAACTCAAGCTCTTTTGCAAACTTCATGCTCTGTTTCTGCATCTCCACCATTTGCTGCAGTTTCAAACTCTCAGCCTGTTCATAAGCTTCCCCAAATTTCGATATCGCTCTAGTCAATTCCTTAACCGAATCACCCCAATTGTTTTCTCCTGAACCTCTCCCTTTCTCCGGTTGCTGCTGCCTTGAGTTAAACGGAAACCTAGCACGTTTCTGCGCGTAAAGATGCGATTCAGGCGGCGAATCCGGAGTCGCCTCCTCCTCGGATTCAGAATCAGAATACGCAGGAGGCGGAGGCAGCCGCTTGCGCTGTTGTTGGAGCTGAAGCTGTAGCTGTttctgttgctgctgctgctgttgttgttgttgttgttgttgttgcatcTGCAACTGTTTTTGCTGCTGTTGTTGGAATTGAAGTTGCtgcagttgttgttgttgttgctgttggCGTTCCTGTTGTTGTTTTAGTCGCAAACTTTGAACAGGTGCGGATCTAACACCAACAGGAATTCCAACAGGAACAGTTCGAAGCGGTGGAGTATTGAAAGACGAAACTCCACCGCCTTTCAAACCGCCACCGCTTTTAGCAATGGCGGTTGGACCGATCAAATGATCTAACCGGTCATAAAAAGTCCATGTACTAGGTCCACCACCAGCAGCTATTTTCGCTTTCTCAAgcttatatttctttttaacagtATCAATCCTATTTTTACACTGGATATCAGTTTTCGGAACTTTTAAATAATCAACACGACTACTTACAATATCCGCAACTTCTTTCCAATGTTTCTGCTTCAAATTCCCTCTGCTCAGCTCCAAATAACGTTCTCCCCAAGCGTCGATCAATATCGCCGTCGCACCTTCACTCCAGCAATCCTCACGtcctcctccaccaccaccgccagcTCCGACACCGGATCCAACGGTTTTCTGTTGTTGAAAAGGTAAGGCTAAAGTCAACGTATTCGGAGAAGGCGTGGAGGAAGCGACGGTGACGGAGATCCGGCGATTGGCAGGCGGTGAATCTGGAGATCCAGATCTGGATCCGATTGATTGATGTGAGCGGATCTCTTCATCGTCTTCCATATCAAATAATCTGAATCTGAAAAACGGTTATATAACAGATTCTCTCTATAGGGGGAGAAAGATGTGAAAAAGTTTgttatagagagagaaagaaaaaggaaattagggtttttagagagagagggggAGGAGGTAGTTGACCGGCGTTTTTTACGATAtaagagaaaataataaaaattaaaggatAGACGGAGAAAAACGGAGAGAAGGGATGATAAGTTGACGGAGAAGTCGGCCGTCAGATGGGACACGTGGCATATCATTGTGGGATCAGTTAAAGCGAAAGCCGACACACCGGACGTATTTCTTACTTTTCCTTCTTGCTTTCTTTCTTGGCTCCGGCTCAGGCTCGGCTTCCCTCgttttggttgtttttttaaatttaatatttttataatcacTCTTTTTATTGCTTTCTTTTAATTTGggtgtttagtttttttatatctatctttgtcattctttgttttattttctttcttggcTAAATACATGGGATCCATTAATCTCTCCGATGATGTAAATATAATAGTGACTTTAGAACTATGTACAAGACCTTTTCGATACTATTATTGTTGTGTTAACATAACTTTTACCTTatgactttcaaaaaaaatattacattaggATCACGTTCACATTCATACGACTACCACTTTCTCTTTTCCTTTATAACCTATAACTACAATATACTCAAATACTCTACCAAAGTATCTTAAAACGTAGAAACGGACTCACTCGCTCTTTCACCTACGTCAATGCTTGCTACCGCCTCTTCCTCTTTCACCTATCCTTCTCCATACCATAACCCATCACCTATGGGGGAGTCGTGACCACTAAGCTAGGCTAGTATATATACCCGTTATAATCGGTCTATTCACAACTCCTTGTGATATGAACAATTTATATCGATTAGTGAAACCATCTACGAAGTATCCAACCGGAAGACTTGTTGAACATTTTGtagtttaaaaaaagtttagatCCCATCTCGTTATCTCGTAGGTAAATATTTTGTTTGGTAAAAGAAAATCTGACAAATGGACACATGAATTTTGTTTAAACCATCTACAGCAAATCCAAAAGCTACCGGACAGCttgtttacatatttttttggtttcatAACAGAATGTAAATTTTGTAGTTtagatttgaaatttttttaaaataggttACAAAAATGAACAAACGTCTTTATTCCACattcgttgttaaatttattgaattgtaaatttgtaatcatCATCATAGATATATGTAACTAACTTAAAATTATCTCAATGTCCCATTGGAACCCCTTTTTTCCCCTCTAATTTTATGGTCCGTCCAATTAAAGCAATCTTAAACAACCTTGGCCAGGAGGGCGTAGAGGATTCTGTTACGTCACAAAGTTAGTGCCATCATATGATAGTATCAAACAGTGGCTGAGTTGCTTATCAAATAATGGAATTTGTGTTTTTGCATATTTAAATCCATCTTCAACACTTGTGTACTTTTTTATCTTCATATTCTGAAAATGTTGGAACTTGGAAGCGCGTTGTCTAGTCCCAAGATTTATCTTGTTTGTAGCATGAGCATCTATACCAGCCCACATTTGTTCACAACTTTTTATAActttgtaatttgtaaataatTGCTATGACAGAAAATAAAAGGATGTTTGCCTTGAGTTGGCTAACTTTTACGATTGAGGTAACCTCCTTTTATTGACAGTATTCGGTAAGATGTTTTAACAATCACTTGTCTTTTGATGAACCCATAAACTTGAGAATTTGGATTGGGTTTGAAAGTGATTTTGGGTCATGTCATTGGCTAAAAGCACGTCCTGAAATAATCCTCATTTACACAGGTGAAATGATATCTGCAATAGCAAAGTCAGACCAGTAATCTCTAAATCAACTAAAACATAGTGAAATTTTGAACCTGTATATTCATCGTAATTCTCAGGTTTACACAGATTAAGAGAAAGTATGTGAATTATATGCCATATGTCAAAAGATCGGATCTTAAACACATTTCCTAGGCACTAATTATCCTCATTGGTAGGTGCTGAAGATGGCGGGTCTTCATTGGATGGCTTCTTTCTATCCCTGCGCTCATTCCATTGTCCCCAAGCCCACTTCAAGATCAAAATACCTCCAATTGCATAAACCTAAAATCAACAGAATAGATCTTAGTTGGGAAGTATCTTGGTCTTTATAAAACTTCAATTAGAACAGATAATTTTCCATGTTGTGTTATACCTTTAACAGGTCAAACGTCTAGATCAGATAAGTACATTAAAAGAAAACAGGtttaatgggtcaaaagttACCCAAACTTCCCAAAGGGTACTCTAAAATTACAAAACCTTCCAAGCTGGTTCactcaaaaatttaatttattataatcaTAGTTTACTTGTATGCAATTTGTTAGCATATAAAACACTGACATTTTCCTAAAAAATGTCGAAGAAAACAGACAAAGAGTGCATTAGGTTGACCCTGTTCAATGTTTCTGACTGTACAAGATCTAACCTACTTTCATATGTTACCAACC harbors:
- the LOC122603340 gene encoding trihelix transcription factor ASIL2-like — its product is MEDDEEIRSHQSIGSRSGSPDSPPANRRISVTVASSTPSPNTLTLALPFQQQKTVGSGVGAGGGGGGGREDCWSEGATAILIDAWGERYLELSRGNLKQKHWKEVADIVSSRVDYLKVPKTDIQCKNRIDTVKKKYKLEKAKIAAGGGPSTWTFYDRLDHLIGPTAIAKSGGGLKGGGVSSFNTPPLRTVPVGIPVGVRSAPVQSLRLKQQQERQQQQQQQLQQLQFQQQQQKQLQMQQQQQQQQQQQQQQKQLQLQLQQQRKRLPPPPAYSDSESEEEATPDSPPESHLYAQKRARFPFNSRQQQPEKGRGSGENNWGDSVKELTRAISKFGEAYEQAESLKLQQMVEMQKQSMKFAKELELQRMQFFMKMQLELSQLKPTRRGGGVGNNNNNHHNNLNHNHHSSNHNNISKNNRSDDSNN